DNA from Toxoplasma gondii ME49 chromosome X, whole genome shotgun sequence:
CCGGGGCCGGTTCTACATACTTTCGCTTCATGCGCTTGAAAAATAGGAACAAATTAATGACGGTGACGAATGTGTCATTCGAATATGGTTTATATCACCCTGGGTGTACATGTTGTGCGCTGATGCAACCTCtatcctcttctctgctctcgcttgctttcctctctgttgttcggcggtctctctccctcctcatTCACTTTTCAAgactctctgtcttcactgCTCTGGGGtcgctgttccttctcgtcttctccgttctttcGATTTCTCCTGAGAATGCGCCCTCTTTCgtccgtctgcttcttgtctcttttcctgaGGGTGTTCCTTTCACCTCAACcccctcttctgtgtctcgggaggtctttctttctgcatgcgacgagATAGCGTCATTGCCGGCGTCCCCATGCCTACGGTCACCCTACGCGTATCTTCTTCCCACTGGAGGCGATAGGTGAAAACTGAGAGGTAGTGTCTCTGTGGAgactgcgtttttctcgaagCGGAGAACGGGTTGTCTGGATAGTACTGTGAGTCACTGTATACCCCTCCTTGCACTCTGAATTTCACCAACTTCCAACAGTGTTTTGCGTTGCTCCTCTCAGTCGACAAATCGAGCGAGCGGCCTGGACCGGTCTCCTCTGCGCCGCACCGAGGAGGATAGCGAGGCTGATGTCAACGCTGATGGAGGTCAGTGAAATGTTTGAAGGGGAACGGAGTCTTTTATCTTCTGAGGCCGCTgcactcttctctcgagcttcCTCGGAATGGTTCTGGGCTTCGTATGGGGAGTTCATAACATCCGAGCGGCACATGTACAGCCCACAGTCGCCACCTTCGAATGAACAGTGGAAATGCTTGGAtgtccttctctgccgttCCCGCACAGCACGAGACTTGGAtaggcgcatgcaaacataCGGACATACTCACACGTATTTAAATAGATGTACATTCATTCATGCATATAGACGTAAGTCATATCTATGGGACCATTTTCTGGACATTTTTGCCGAgcgcgtcgctctcgtcgTTTCCTTTGCAGAGCGAGGAGTTGTGCTCTCGgaggtggaggaagaagacgaccaGGGCAGACTGCGCGGCGGCGTCCTCGACGAAAATGTGGATTACTTCCAAGGCAGTCGCGAGTTGGatttggaggagagaagggcggaagaagaagcagaaaaaatcATCGatgaagaaaacacagaggacCTCGTCTTTGGCATGCGGTACGGATTTGCACGGCCCCTGTTACAAAAAAACACCGAACAATCAAACCCCCAATTCGGCCTTCTGGAGGCCTTCTCTCCGCATATGCATCGGCAGATCATTctgaacatatatatatatatatatatgtatgtatgtatgtacgcaTGTTGTATTTGGTCTCTGTAGGAAGCCTATGAGTCGCGGCAGATGTATGATTGTATATAGCTCAAAAAGAACGAACTTCAATGGTTTTTTTGTGGAGACAGCCACGCGTTTTTTGCGTGGCACCGTTAACGGCTCATCTTCATTCCCTTGCGTGCATGCTGAGATACTCAGAGAGCGCCTGCGTTGCACTGGCATGTATGCCAATGCGTATAATCACGGTAACACATAAATATgaatgcatgtatatgtttgtgtTTGTTTTTCCCTTTTTCCTTATTTGATTTGTTTTTGTGTTCAGAGATGATGAGCGGGAAAGGGAAGCATTTTTGGCGGCGGGCATGGACGCCGATGCCTTCGACGCTTCGCTGATCGACGACGAAGATTTGGACGACCTCGACCCTCACTtggaagaaaaagcgagaagagcagcagagcgCCATCTCGACGCCAGAGAAAATGAAGCtcgcaggaagagaagaggcgacaagGCAGCCAAGGGAGACATCTGGGCTCAGCTTCTCGGTAGGCATCCTTAGCCAAGTGCCCCTGAATCCCTACTTCTCTTCATCCACGTAAATAGATGTAACGACCTGGATGCATATACTTTtgtatatataggtatatgtgtatgtatatttgcatGTGATTCTGATGCGCATGCTTGGGTGGGTTTCATCTCTGTCTTACGCTCCGTGTGGTGCCAAATATCTCCTCTTtgcagaggaagatgacGAAGGTGCGTCCGAGATGGACAGAGTCCTTCGCCGCGTAGAGGAACGCAGACGGCGGTTCTTCTCAGGCACCGGCATGggagggagaggcagcgagcaAATCAACCTCCACGATCTTAACGAAGCAAAGGTACGATTCGCATGCACTCCTTTTTAAACAGGTTTCGATACATAGATGCattacatatgcatatgtatgtaaacATGGTTAAACGGCTGATTTCAGcctgcatatgcatatacatatatacatacatatatatatatatatatatatacatgtatatatcgCGTACGGCGGCGGATCGGATCTGGACGTGGTTGTTTTTGTTGTCTGTGGGGTGCGTTCGCTTTTTACCTCAGAAACTTTTGACGGAATCTAACCCGGCCCTCGTGCCCTTCGGCGAGCAGCACCAGCAGGCGATGGACACTCTGTTCAAGTATTTTCTGTACAAGTTcaatctgcatgcgtttcgccGGGTGCAGCACGGCGGCgtcggagaagaggaggaaggggagaagcgcgacgacgagaaggcgcTGTATTACCTCGACAGAATCCAGGACATGATTCGCGGTAAGATGCAACGCAAATACTTCGACTCATGAGCCTGCACGGATCGCCACACAAGCCAAGAAACcaggacgcatgcagtttcggAGGTTCAGCATGCGTAAGTCAACTCTACGAGCTCTCCGGCAAGTGACCCGCCGATCAAATCCAACACGAAGCAGCGCCTGGTATTGTCATGTAGACAAATGTccacctatatatatatatatatatatatgcatatatgtatatatgtatatatctgtgcaTTCGATTTATGGTGAAGGAGTACAGGTGCAAGATGCCATTTGACATATTTGTGAATTTTGTGTCTATTCGTCAGAGGACCGGGCGACTATCCTGGTGGACACGCGGCATTTGATTTTTTTCTCTGACCAGCTGGTGAAGTGGATCGAAGCGTATCCGCTGCCGGCTCTGCAAGTAATGAACGATGTGATCACTGTCGAGGCGGAGGCATCTTGCCCCTCTCTCTATTCGACGCGAATTTGCTCGGTGATTCTCACCGACTGGCCGTACAAGGAGGAACTTCGTCAGCTCAGGTGCACTCACCTGAACTCTctcatctctgtctccggagtCGTCacgcgtcgctcttctgtcttgccCAAGATGCGGCTTCTCTACCTCAAGTGCAGCAACTGTCTCAACAGCATCACAGACGTTCCAATCCAACTTGTCGAgggcaggaaaaacgacgcCATGCCCCGAAAGTGAGCGAAACAGCGGGgccaagaagagagggaaagcaggagaaagaagaggtgAAAAGCGAAAATGGAAGCACAAATGGTGTggcgaaagaaacagaacacagaagaagaactgaggcagagaaagagatgagACAGAGGTTAACAGAcaggaaggcggagaaggagtgatgaaagagagggagaacccAGGAACGCAGATGGAGGGAGGGAAGGTGGAATGGGGAATAGCCACACCACGGGAGTTGCCCCGAGGCAGCAAGACCTCGCGGGGAAAAGCAGTTCTTGCTCTGCACATGCAACAGGTGGAGCTGCTGTGTTCGCACCCGACGTTTTCTAAGAATGGTGCatgctctctctttttccttaCACAGAACTCCAAATGCCTTTTAGGTCTATGGCGAGACCGATAGACCGATATCGCATCTTCGAATGTGTCTATTACACCTGGTTGTTTTCGTTGTTCGCCCCGCGAGTCTCCAGTGCGGTCTCGAAGCCTCTAGAGCGTCGACAAGGCCCCTGACTCccctccccttcctcctTTCGTTATGCGCATCTTTTATTGCTTTCGTGTCTGTTCTGGGGGCAGGTGCCCGCACTGCCAAGGTTCGCGCTTTATCATTGACCGCGTGAAGACAGCGTTCGTCGACTTCCAGCGCCTGACTCTGCAGGAGTCCCCGGGGAAAGTTCCTCCGGGTCGTCCGCCGCGCCAGCGTGAGGTGATTATCACGGGCGAGTTGGTGGATTCTATCAAGCCTGGCGAAGAAGTGGACGTGCTCGGAATCTACCAAACCAAATGCGACTATTCGCTGAATGCCAAGACTGGGTTTCCGATCCTCGCCACAGAGATCCTGGCCAACAATGTGGTGCGAACGAGCGACGCGAGAATGACCGAGTTCACCGAGGAGGACCTGAAGGCGATCAAACAGCTGTCTCGGGACCCGCATATTCGCGAGAGAATCTTGGCGTCGATTGCCCCCGCGCTGTGGGGAAACCGAGAGGTGAAGACAGCCATCGCCTACGCCCTGTTCGGAGGTGTCCCCAAGGGACGAGGCCCCAGCGAACGGGGACAGGACGGAAACGACCTTCCCGGCAGTCTCCTCATGGGCAGCAGCCGACGGACCGCCTGGGGCAAGGGTGCCAGCGACGCAGCGCAAGGCATCGGCGcccgcgaagaaggcggctcTCAGGGGGGCACTCTGGGCTCCAGTCCTCACACTATTCGAGGAGACATCaacgtccttctcctcggtAAGAACGGGGAGCAAAGCCAAGTTGTGGTCCTTTGTGCATCTAACTACGTATCTGTATGCAGATGTACCTTTAGAATCATATTCCTATGCGTGCACGTATTTGTGGATACACGCTTATGTACGGTTGAAATGGAGTGAgtgtctcgtcctctcttttcggGGTCGCTGAGACTGTTTCCGTGGCGACGCAAGAGGCTCTTCACTGTTGTGTAGGAGATACATGGGAGGctagagaagaaacaaggaTCACAGAACGGTGAACGGGAGCTCCTCTTTTGTATTGGTTGAGAGCTCTCGATGCGCTGAGTGCGGTACCACTTTATATAACGGTCATAGGGTTGGGGAAAACAGGTAAATGAATATTGGGAGTTCTAATAGAACTACAGGTCGTTTGGTCCCGAATGCCGATGCTGACATGGGCTGTGTGATTTAGCAGATCCCGAGTTGAATTGCGAGTTTGTTTTCATGCCCCATGCACTGTCTCGCCTCGAAACACAACGCAGCGTGAGTGGAAGTCGACGCCCCTCGTGGTCCATCATCTGATGGACACAGTGAGACTTGCTGTGCAGACGACTGGGGACAAAACGGTTTGCTTGTGAAACGAAACACACTTGTTCGTTCTCTCAGGTGACCCCGGTCTTGGCAAGTCTCAGGCTCTCCAGTACGTGGCGCGAACTTTTCCCCGAACCGTCTGCACCACCGGCAAGGGTGCCTCGGCGGTCGGTCTCACAGCTGGTGTTCGAAAGTAAGTCCCGAACCGGAGATAAACCATTGCCGTTAGATCCAAACAGCACGTGCCATCcacaaatgcatgcaaacatatatatgcacatacgtatatttccatgcctatatatatatatatatatatatatatatatttgtaggTATCCGATACCATGGCATCCACATCCTAGATGCGGGCAGACCTAAGGCGTGTATGTGGTTAGTGTGAGGCTGTAAGGTTTGCGAGGCGAACTGCTGTGTAGATTGACACCACCTACACAGATGCTGCGCCGCCGACATTACTTCGTAAGTTTCTGTGTATATCTTGGGATTTCACGGTGTggggagcgagaggagaaaagacagtTTCGCCGTTCGTGAGTCCGTTTCAGGGACCCGCAAACGGGCGAGTGGACGCTGGAAGGAGGCGCCCTGGTGCTGGCAGATGAAGGCATTTGCCTGATTGATGAGTTCGACAAAATGGTGGACAGAGATCGCGTCTCTATTCACGAGGCGATGGAGCAGCAGTCCATCTCGATCTCCAAGGCAGGCATTGTCACCACCCTTCGCGCCCGATGCTCCGTCATTGCAGCGGCGAACCCAAAGTTCGGTGAGCCGACGAAAGAAAACTTCTGCGACTCTGAAACTGGACGAGCTCGTGTTCTGGATGTTCGACCTCTTGCTTCGTTGAGTTCCCCACcccacccccccccccgtcAGAAACGCTGACCGTGGAGAAGCGTTGTGGAACTCCTCTCAGGCTGTTGACACCTCGTATGCACTGGCCCAACTTGCGACCAGGGAGACAGCTAGCACCGGCCCCCCCCAAGACACGATCCACCTTCGCAccacgaagcagagagcctGCTGAGAATCTCAAATCCGTTACCTTTCCGTGGTGTCTGTCTCGCAGGTCGCTACATTCCCTCGTACACATTCAAGGAAAATGTCGACTTGTCCGATCCCATCTTGTCCCGTTTCGACATCATCGCTGTCCTCAGAGATGTGGTGAGTTGCACCGGCTCTTCAGAGGCGCCCTCCCAGAATGCAAAgatctgtgcatgcgcgcggcGCGTCACGGGAGTCGACTTAACAGTGGTTTCTTTCGGTGCGCCACtccgagacagaaacgaccCGCGCCAGGGTGGGAGTTCTCAGACTTGTCGGTGCCTTGCGAGAGCGAAGCTTCtagaaaagcagaggagaatCGGATGTCTCCATACAAGTCGCGGGGTTTGCAAGCCGACTG
Protein-coding regions in this window:
- a CDS encoding DNA replication licensing factor, putative (encoded by transcript TGME49_214970), which encodes MSTNRASGLDRSPLRRTEEDSEADVNADGERGVVLSEVEEEDDQGRLRGGVLDENVDYFQGSRELDLEERRAEEEAEKIIDEENTEDLVFGMRDDEREREAFLAAGMDADAFDASLIDDEDLDDLDPHLEEKARRAAERHLDARENEARRKRRGDKAAKGDIWAQLLEEDDEGASEMDRVLRRVEERRRRFFSGTGMGGRGSEQINLHDLNEAKKLLTESNPALVPFGEQHQQAMDTLFKYFLYKFNLHAFRRVQHGGVGEEEEGEKRDDEKALYYLDRIQDMIREDRATILVDTRHLIFFSDQLVKWIEAYPLPALQVMNDVITVEAEASCPSLYSTRICSVILTDWPYKEELRQLRCTHLNSLISVSGVVTRRSSVLPKMRLLYLKCSNCLNSITDVPIQLVEGRKNDAMPRKCPHCQGSRFIIDRVKTAFVDFQRLTLQESPGKVPPGRPPRQREVIITGELVDSIKPGEEVDVLGIYQTKCDYSLNAKTGFPILATEILANNVVRTSDARMTEFTEEDLKAIKQLSRDPHIRERILASIAPALWGNREVKTAIAYALFGGVPKGRGPSERGQDGNDLPGSLLMGSSRRTAWGKGASDAAQGIGAREEGGSQGGTLGSSPHTIRGDINVLLLGDPGLGKSQALQYVARTFPRTVCTTGKGASAVGLTAGVRKDPQTGEWTLEGGALVLADEGICLIDEFDKMVDRDRVSIHEAMEQQSISISKAGIVTTLRARCSVIAAANPKFGRYIPSYTFKENVDLSDPILSRFDIIAVLRDVPDADEDHYLAEYVLTHHQLAHPNISHLENYQQRMEELEHIMLGNQAYEPIPQDLLQKYILYARANCRPVLDPSVNSVAAKVSSFYARLRRRAAATGGLPLTLRHVEALLRMAEANAKMRLSPVVSSTDVDYAIATLLDSFISSQKFAVQQRLGREFARYRALARGGWATLSALLRRLMQQRLQRVMLQRAGAPGAELEPLSQADFDSARRVKVPEFVKVAAQNKFAAYQVEAWMASSHFTEQFRVVQEGEDKTIVSLNWSRPTAAAEGSG